In the genome of Mycobacterium kansasii ATCC 12478, one region contains:
- the panD gene encoding aspartate 1-decarboxylase, whose protein sequence is MLRTMLKSKIHRATVTQADLHYVGSVTIDADLMEAADLLEGEQVTIVDIDNGARLVTYAITGERGSGVIGINGAAAHLVHPGDLVILIAYGTMSDAEARAYKPRIVFVDARNKQIDLGSDPAYVPDNAAELMNPRMGAR, encoded by the coding sequence ATGTTACGGACAATGCTGAAGTCGAAGATCCACCGTGCGACGGTGACGCAGGCGGACTTGCATTACGTCGGGTCGGTGACCATCGACGCCGATTTGATGGAGGCCGCCGATTTGCTCGAGGGTGAACAGGTGACCATCGTCGACATCGACAACGGGGCCCGCCTCGTCACGTATGCGATCACCGGTGAGCGCGGCAGCGGCGTCATCGGGATCAACGGTGCGGCGGCTCACCTCGTGCACCCGGGCGACCTTGTGATCTTGATCGCCTACGGGACCATGTCGGATGCCGAGGCGCGTGCCTACAAACCGCGGATCGTGTTCGTCGACGCCCGGAACAAACAGATCGACCTGGGCAGCGATCCGGCCTATGTCCCCGACAACGCCGCCGAGCTGATGAACCCTCGGATGGGTGCACGGTAG
- a CDS encoding PE family protein: MPFVVAAPEMLAVAATDLAGIGSALSAANAAVVASTTGVVAAGADEVSAAVASLFSEHGQAYQVLCARAAVFHEQFVQVLTGAGGAYAGAEGANASPLQTLGQDVLGAVNAPSQALLGRPLIGDGANGTAGNPNGAPGGLLFGNGGNGFSATAAGVAGGAGGAAGLIGNGGAGGAGGAGAAGGAGGHGGWLFGAGGAGGHGGNGIAGGMSPNGGNGGSGGAGGAAGWWGSGGAGGDGGSGGPAGSGLFGGNGGNGGAGGVGGLLYGDGGAGGAGGAAAAASGNGGLGGAGGNAGLWGNGGGGGAGGSGALGAAGVNPATLPAQAGANGADNASGVGGTGKAGHDGTEFGQTGGTGGGGGLGGVSGGTGGPGGTGGPGAPGSAGGAGGTGGAGGRGGLLVGDGGDGGTGGVGGGGGMGAIGGTGGTGGVGGLGLRVQGGDGGTGGVGGVGGTGGTGGDGGNGGAGGTGGLFGRAGSPGLGGSGGAGGLGGDGGTGGAGGDGGRGIPGGNPGDPGGPGDAGQGGAEGAHGQPG, encoded by the coding sequence GTGCCGTTTGTGGTGGCGGCCCCAGAGATGTTGGCGGTGGCGGCGACCGATTTGGCGGGTATCGGCTCGGCGTTGAGCGCTGCGAATGCGGCGGTGGTGGCTTCGACGACGGGGGTGGTGGCCGCGGGTGCCGATGAGGTGTCGGCGGCTGTGGCGTCGTTGTTTTCTGAGCATGGGCAGGCTTATCAGGTGCTTTGTGCTCGTGCGGCGGTGTTTCATGAGCAGTTTGTGCAGGTGTTGACCGGTGCCGGGGGCGCGTATGCCGGGGCTGAGGGGGCTAATGCCTCGCCGTTGCAGACGTTGGGACAAGACGTGTTGGGGGCGGTTAATGCGCCCAGTCAGGCGTTGTTGGGGCGTCCGCTGATTGGCGACGGCGCTAACGGGACGGCGGGGAATCCGAACGGCGCGCCCGGCGGGTTGTTGTTCGGGAACGGCGGCAACGGTTTTTCGGCGACGGCTGCCGGGGTGGCCGGTGGTGCCGGTGGCGCTGCGGGGTTGATCGGTAATGGCGGGGCTGGTGGGGCCGGTGGGGCCGGTGCGGCCGGCGGTGCCGGCGGTCACGGTGGATGGTTGTTCGGCGCCGGTGGGGCCGGCGGTCACGGTGGAAACGGCATCGCGGGCGGTATGAGTCCCAATGGGGGTAATGGAGGGTCCGGGGGTGCGGGCGGTGCTGCGGGGTGGTGGGGCAGCGGTGGGGCCGGTGGGGACGGTGGGTCCGGCGGGCCAGCCGGCAGCGGTTTGTTCGGCGGCAACGGCGGCAACGGGGGTGCCGGAGGAGTGGGCGGGCTGTTGTATGGCGACGGTGGTGCCGGTGGGGCCGGTGGCGCTGCGGCGGCCGCCAGTGGTAACGGCGGCCTCGGGGGTGCCGGCGGCAACGCCGGGTTGTGGGGTAACGGTGGTGGCGGCGGGGCCGGCGGGAGCGGCGCGCTCGGCGCGGCCGGTGTCAACCCCGCGACTCTTCCGGCGCAGGCCGGAGCCAACGGCGCCGACAATGCTTCTGGCGTCGGCGGCACCGGTAAGGCCGGCCACGACGGCACCGAGTTCGGGCAGACCGGCGGCACCGGCGGTGGCGGCGGCCTCGGCGGCGTCAGTGGCGGCACTGGTGGCCCGGGCGGCACCGGTGGTCCGGGGGCGCCCGGCAGTGCGGGCGGCGCCGGCGGTACCGGGGGTGCGGGCGGTCGTGGCGGGCTGCTGGTCGGTGACGGTGGTGACGGCGGGACCGGCGGCGTCGGCGGTGGCGGCGGCATGGGCGCCATCGGCGGCACCGGAGGCACCGGCGGCGTCGGCGGCCTCGGTCTTCGCGTTCAGGGTGGCGACGGTGGTACTGGCGGCGTCGGCGGCGTCGGCGGCACCGGCGGCACCGGCGGCGACGGCGGAAACGGCGGCGCGGGCGGCACGGGCGGACTGTTCGGTCGCGCAGGCAGCCCCGGCCTCGGTGGTTCGGGCGGTGCCGGAGGCCTGGGCGGTGACGGTGGTACCGGCGGTGCGGGCGGCGACGGTGGGCGCGGAATCCCTGGCGGCAACCCTGGCGACCCCGGCGGACCAGGTGACGCCGGACAAGGCGGTGCCGAGGGCGCGCACGGCCAGCCGGGCTGA
- the lysS gene encoding lysine--tRNA ligase — MDSAETEIPEQFRIRRDKRARLLAEGHDPYPVAIERTHTLAEVRAAHPDLPVDTTTDDIVGVAGRVVFARNTGKLCFATLQDGDGTRLQVMISFDKVGREALDAWKADVDLGDIVYVHGTVISSRRGELSVLADSWRMAAKSLRPLPVAHKEMSEEARVRQRYVDLIVRPQARGVARQRIAVIRAIRNALERRGFVEVETPMLQTLAGGAAARPFVTHSNALDMDLYLRIAPELFLKRCIVGGFDRVFELNRVFRNEGADSTHSPEFSMLETYQTYGTYDDSAVVTRELIQEVADEAIGTRQLPMPDGSVYDIDGEWATIHMYSSLSAALGEEITPQTSVDRLREIARRLDEEILDKGGYRHGKLVEELWEHTVGNTLTAPTFVKDFPVETTPLTRQHRSIAGVTEKWDLYLHGVELATGYSELNDPVVQRDRLADQARAAAAGDDEAMLLDEDFLAALEYGMPPCTGTGMGIDRLLMALTGLSIRETVLFPIVRPHSN; from the coding sequence GTGGACTCGGCCGAGACAGAGATTCCCGAGCAGTTCCGGATCCGTCGGGACAAGCGTGCTCGGCTATTGGCAGAAGGGCATGACCCCTACCCCGTTGCCATCGAACGCACCCATACCTTGGCCGAGGTCCGCGCCGCCCACCCAGACCTGCCCGTCGACACCACGACCGACGACATCGTCGGTGTCGCGGGCCGGGTAGTCTTCGCCCGCAACACCGGAAAACTGTGCTTTGCGACACTCCAGGACGGCGACGGCACCCGGCTACAGGTGATGATCAGCTTCGACAAGGTCGGCCGGGAAGCGCTCGACGCGTGGAAGGCCGATGTCGATCTGGGCGACATCGTGTACGTGCATGGCACGGTGATCAGTTCACGGCGAGGCGAATTGTCGGTTCTCGCCGACTCCTGGCGGATGGCCGCCAAGTCGCTGCGGCCGCTGCCCGTCGCGCACAAGGAGATGAGCGAGGAGGCGCGGGTACGGCAGCGCTATGTCGACCTGATCGTCCGTCCGCAGGCGCGGGGGGTAGCCCGGCAGCGGATTGCGGTCATCCGAGCGATACGGAATGCGCTGGAACGCCGGGGGTTCGTCGAGGTGGAGACGCCCATGTTGCAGACGCTGGCCGGCGGCGCGGCCGCCCGGCCGTTCGTCACCCATTCCAACGCTCTCGACATGGACCTCTACCTTCGTATCGCGCCGGAACTGTTCCTCAAGCGTTGCATAGTCGGCGGCTTCGACAGGGTCTTTGAACTAAATCGGGTGTTCCGAAACGAAGGCGCCGATTCTACACATTCCCCGGAATTCTCGATGTTGGAGACCTACCAGACCTATGGAACCTATGACGATTCCGCAGTGGTCACCCGGGAGCTTATTCAAGAGGTAGCCGACGAGGCGATCGGCACCCGACAACTTCCGATGCCCGACGGCAGTGTCTACGACATCGACGGAGAATGGGCGACAATCCACATGTATTCCTCCCTGTCGGCGGCACTCGGCGAAGAGATCACACCGCAGACCTCGGTCGATCGGTTACGTGAGATCGCGCGCCGACTGGATGAAGAGATTCTGGACAAGGGTGGCTACCGTCACGGCAAACTCGTCGAGGAACTCTGGGAGCACACCGTGGGCAACACGTTGACCGCACCCACATTTGTGAAGGATTTTCCGGTAGAGACAACGCCATTGACCCGCCAGCATCGCAGTATCGCCGGGGTAACCGAGAAGTGGGACCTCTACCTGCACGGAGTCGAACTGGCCACCGGGTACTCTGAATTAAACGATCCGGTGGTACAGCGGGATAGACTCGCTGACCAGGCCCGCGCCGCGGCCGCGGGCGACGACGAGGCGATGTTGCTCGACGAGGATTTTCTGGCAGCCCTGGAGTACGGGATGCCGCCGTGCACCGGAACGGGAATGGGTATCGATCGGTTGTTGATGGCTTTGACCGGGCTGTCAATTAGGGAGACAGTTTTGTTCCCGATTGTTCGACCGCACTCCAACTGA
- a CDS encoding type III pantothenate kinase, which yields MLLAIDVRNTHTVVGLLSGAKQHAKVVQQWRIRTESEVTADELALTIDGLIGDDSERLTGAAGLSTVPSVLHEVRIMLDQYWPSVPHVLIEPGVRTGIPLLVDNPKEVGADRIVNCLAAHHKFGKAAIVVDFGSSICVDVVSAKGEFLGGAIAPGVQVSSDAAAARSAALRRVELTRPRSVVGKNTVECMQAGAVFGFAGLVDGLVGRIREDVKGFSATDDVAVVATGHTAPLLLPELHTVDHYDQYLTLHGLRLVFERNRDAQGGRLKSAR from the coding sequence GTGCTGCTGGCAATCGACGTCCGCAACACCCACACCGTCGTCGGCCTGCTGTCCGGAGCCAAGCAGCACGCAAAGGTGGTGCAGCAGTGGCGGATACGCACCGAATCCGAAGTCACGGCCGACGAATTGGCGCTCACCATCGACGGTCTGATCGGCGACGACTCCGAGCGGCTCACCGGCGCGGCCGGTCTGTCCACGGTCCCGTCGGTGCTGCACGAGGTGCGGATCATGCTCGACCAGTACTGGCCGTCGGTCCCGCACGTGCTGATCGAACCGGGGGTGCGCACCGGTATCCCGCTGTTGGTCGACAACCCCAAAGAAGTGGGCGCCGACCGGATAGTGAATTGCCTGGCGGCGCATCACAAGTTCGGTAAGGCCGCCATCGTCGTCGATTTCGGATCGTCGATCTGCGTTGACGTGGTGTCGGCCAAGGGCGAATTCCTCGGCGGTGCCATCGCACCCGGCGTGCAGGTGTCTTCCGACGCCGCGGCCGCCCGCTCGGCGGCTCTGCGCCGCGTCGAGCTGACTCGGCCGCGTTCGGTCGTCGGCAAGAACACCGTCGAATGCATGCAGGCTGGCGCGGTGTTCGGCTTCGCCGGGCTGGTCGACGGCTTGGTCGGACGCATCCGCGAAGACGTCAAGGGTTTCTCCGCCACCGACGATGTCGCGGTCGTGGCGACCGGGCACACCGCACCGCTGCTGCTGCCGGAACTGCATACCGTCGACCACTACGACCAGTACCTGACCCTGCACGGGCTGCGGCTCGTCTTCGAACGAAACCGCGACGCCCAAGGGGGCCGGTTGAAGAGCGCGCGCTAG
- the lsr2 gene encoding histone-like nucleoid-structuring protein Lsr2, with the protein MAKKVTVTLVDDFDGSGAADETVEFGLDGVTYEIDLSSKNAAKLRGDLKQWVEAGRRVGGRRRGRSGSGRGRGAIDREQSAAIREWARRNGHNVSTRGRIPADVIDAFHAAT; encoded by the coding sequence ATGGCGAAGAAAGTAACCGTCACCTTGGTCGACGATTTCGACGGTTCCGGCGCCGCCGACGAAACGGTCGAATTCGGGCTTGACGGGGTGACCTATGAGATTGACCTTTCTTCTAAGAATGCCGCGAAACTGCGCGGCGACTTGAAGCAATGGGTTGAGGCCGGCCGTCGTGTCGGCGGACGCCGGCGCGGGCGTTCCGGCTCCGGCCGCGGCCGCGGCGCGATCGACCGCGAACAAAGTGCCGCGATCCGGGAATGGGCGCGTCGCAATGGACACAACGTGTCGACTCGTGGTCGCATCCCGGCCGACGTCATCGACGCGTTCCACGCCGCAACTTAG
- the clpC1 gene encoding ATP-dependent protease ATP-binding subunit ClpC — protein sequence MFERFTDRARRVVVLAQEEARMLNHNYIGTEHILLGLIHEGEGVAAKSLESLGISLEGVRSQVEEIIGQGQQAPSGHIPFTPRAKKVLELSLREALQLGHNYIGTEHILLGLIREGEGVAAQVLVKLGAELTRVRQQVIQLLSGYQGKEAAEAGTGGRGGESGTPSTSLVLDQFGRNLTAAAMEGKLDPVIGREKEIERVMQVLSRRTKNNPVLIGEPGVGKTAVVEGLAQAIVHGQVPETLKDKQLYTLDLGSLVAGSRYRGDFEERLKKVLKEINTRGDIILFIDELHTLVGAGAAEGAIDAASILKPKLARGELQTIGATTLDEYRKYIEKDAALERRFQPVQVGEPTVEHTIEILKGLRDRYEAHHRVSITDSAMVAAATLADRYINDRFLPDKAIDLIDEAGARMRIRRMTAPPDLREFDEKIAEARREKESAIDAQDFEKAASLRDREKTLVAQRAEREKQWRSGDLDVVAEVDDEQIAEVLGNWTGIPVFKLTEAETTRLLRMEDELHKRIIGQEDAVKAVSKAIRRTRAGLKDPKRPSGSFIFAGPSGVGKTELSKALANFLFGDDDALIQIDMGEFHDRFTASRLFGAPPGYVGYEEGGQLTEKVRRKPFSVVLFDEIEKAHQEIYNSLLQVLEDGRLTDGQGRTVDFKNTVLIFTSNLGTSDISKPVGLGFTKGGGENDYERMKQKVNDELKKHFRPEFLNRIDDIIVFHQLTRDEIIQMVDLMISRVAGQLKSKDMALELTDKAKSLLAKRGFDPVLGARPLRRTIQREIEDQLSEKILFEEVGPGQVVTVDVDNWDGEGAGEDAVFTFTGARKPPAEPDLAKAGAHSADGSASAGQ from the coding sequence ATGTTCGAACGATTTACCGACCGTGCCCGCCGGGTCGTCGTCTTGGCGCAAGAAGAGGCCCGGATGCTGAACCACAACTACATCGGCACCGAGCACATTCTGTTGGGTCTTATCCATGAAGGCGAGGGCGTAGCCGCCAAGTCGCTGGAGTCGCTGGGTATCTCGCTGGAAGGGGTCCGCAGCCAGGTCGAAGAAATCATCGGCCAGGGGCAGCAGGCGCCGTCCGGGCACATCCCGTTTACTCCGCGGGCCAAGAAGGTTCTCGAGCTGAGCTTGCGCGAGGCGCTGCAACTGGGCCACAACTACATCGGCACCGAGCACATTCTGCTGGGCCTCATCCGCGAGGGTGAGGGTGTGGCGGCTCAGGTTCTGGTGAAGCTGGGCGCCGAGTTGACCCGGGTGCGTCAGCAGGTGATCCAGTTGCTGTCCGGCTACCAGGGCAAGGAAGCCGCCGAGGCAGGTACCGGTGGCCGGGGTGGCGAATCTGGCACACCGTCCACCTCGCTGGTGCTCGACCAGTTCGGCCGCAACCTGACGGCGGCCGCCATGGAGGGCAAGCTGGACCCGGTCATCGGCCGCGAGAAGGAAATCGAGCGGGTGATGCAGGTGCTGAGTCGGCGCACCAAGAACAACCCGGTGCTGATCGGCGAGCCCGGTGTCGGCAAGACGGCCGTCGTCGAAGGCCTCGCCCAGGCCATCGTGCACGGCCAGGTCCCCGAGACGCTCAAGGACAAGCAGCTCTACACCCTGGACCTGGGGTCGTTGGTGGCGGGCTCGCGCTACCGCGGTGACTTCGAGGAGCGCCTCAAGAAGGTGCTCAAGGAGATCAACACCCGTGGCGACATCATCCTGTTCATCGACGAGCTGCACACCCTGGTGGGTGCCGGCGCCGCCGAGGGCGCCATCGACGCGGCCAGCATTCTGAAGCCGAAGCTCGCGCGTGGTGAACTTCAGACGATCGGCGCCACCACACTCGACGAGTACCGCAAGTACATCGAGAAGGACGCCGCCTTGGAGCGCCGCTTCCAGCCGGTGCAGGTCGGCGAGCCGACGGTGGAGCACACCATCGAGATCCTCAAGGGTCTGCGCGACCGCTACGAGGCCCACCACCGGGTGTCCATCACCGACAGCGCGATGGTGGCGGCGGCGACGTTGGCCGACCGATACATCAACGACCGGTTCCTGCCGGATAAGGCGATCGACCTGATCGATGAGGCGGGGGCCCGGATGCGGATCCGCCGGATGACCGCGCCGCCGGACTTGCGCGAGTTCGACGAGAAGATCGCCGAGGCGCGCCGGGAGAAGGAATCGGCGATCGACGCCCAGGACTTCGAGAAGGCCGCCAGCCTGCGTGACCGGGAGAAGACCCTGGTCGCACAGCGCGCCGAGCGCGAAAAGCAGTGGCGTTCGGGTGATCTCGACGTGGTCGCCGAGGTCGACGACGAGCAGATCGCCGAGGTGCTGGGCAACTGGACCGGCATCCCGGTGTTCAAGCTCACCGAGGCCGAGACCACCCGCCTGCTGCGGATGGAGGACGAGCTGCACAAGCGGATCATCGGCCAGGAGGACGCGGTCAAGGCCGTCTCCAAGGCGATCCGCCGCACCCGCGCCGGGTTGAAGGACCCCAAGCGCCCGTCGGGCTCGTTCATCTTCGCCGGCCCGTCCGGCGTCGGTAAGACCGAGCTGTCCAAGGCGTTGGCCAACTTCTTATTCGGCGACGACGATGCGCTCATCCAGATCGACATGGGCGAGTTCCACGACCGGTTCACCGCGTCGCGGCTGTTCGGCGCCCCGCCGGGATATGTCGGCTACGAGGAGGGCGGCCAGCTCACCGAGAAGGTGCGGCGCAAGCCGTTCTCGGTGGTCTTGTTCGACGAGATCGAGAAGGCGCACCAGGAGATCTATAACAGCCTGTTGCAGGTGCTCGAGGACGGCCGGCTCACCGACGGTCAGGGCCGCACGGTGGACTTCAAGAACACCGTGCTGATCTTCACGTCGAACTTGGGGACATCCGACATTTCTAAGCCAGTCGGCCTCGGGTTCACCAAGGGTGGCGGTGAGAACGACTACGAGCGGATGAAGCAGAAGGTCAACGACGAGCTCAAGAAGCACTTCCGTCCGGAGTTCCTCAACCGCATCGACGACATCATCGTCTTCCACCAGCTGACTCGTGACGAGATCATCCAGATGGTCGACTTGATGATCAGCCGGGTCGCCGGCCAGCTCAAGAGCAAGGACATGGCGCTGGAGCTGACCGACAAGGCCAAGTCGCTGCTGGCCAAGCGCGGCTTCGACCCCGTGCTGGGTGCCCGTCCGCTGCGACGCACCATCCAGCGCGAGATCGAGGACCAGCTGTCGGAAAAGATCCTTTTCGAGGAGGTCGGGCCGGGGCAGGTCGTCACGGTCGACGTGGACAACTGGGACGGCGAAGGCGCCGGCGAGGACGCGGTGTTCACCTTCACCGGCGCCCGCAAGCCGCCGGCCGAGCCGGATCTGGCCAAGGCCGGAGCGCACAGCGCAGACGGCTCAGCGTCGGCCGGGCAGTAG
- the panC gene encoding pantoate--beta-alanine ligase: protein MKVSFNPGELNRYSAPREVSDVCRALRHTGRRVMLVPTMGALHDGHLALVRAAKRTPGSVVVVSIFVNPLQFGAGEDLDAYPRTLEDDMAQLRAEGVEIVFAPTAAAMYPDGMRTTVQPGPLGADLEGIARPGHFAGVLTVVLKLLQIVRPDRAYFGEKDYQQLVLIRQLVADLNVDVQVVGVPTVREADGLAMSSRNRYLEPAQREAAVALSAALTAGAHAAASSGAGARAAVDAARAVLDATPGIAVDYVELRDTGLGPAPVSGSARLLVAARVGATRLLDNVEIQIRNFAGTLGPDESRADYAQSPWRN, encoded by the coding sequence ATGAAAGTCAGCTTCAACCCCGGCGAACTCAACCGGTACTCGGCGCCGCGTGAGGTCAGCGACGTCTGCCGGGCGCTGCGGCACACCGGCCGGCGAGTGATGTTGGTGCCCACGATGGGCGCGCTGCACGACGGCCATCTTGCGCTGGTGCGGGCGGCCAAGAGGACGCCCGGATCGGTGGTGGTGGTGTCGATATTCGTCAACCCGCTGCAATTCGGCGCCGGCGAGGATCTCGACGCCTACCCCCGCACCCTCGAGGACGACATGGCGCAGCTGCGTGCCGAAGGGGTGGAGATCGTGTTCGCGCCGACGGCCGCGGCGATGTACCCCGACGGGATGCGCACCACCGTGCAACCCGGGCCGCTGGGCGCCGACCTGGAAGGGATCGCGCGGCCGGGCCATTTCGCCGGGGTGCTGACCGTGGTGCTCAAACTGCTGCAGATCGTCCGGCCCGACCGGGCCTATTTCGGCGAGAAGGACTACCAGCAGCTGGTGCTCATCCGGCAGCTGGTCGCGGACCTGAACGTCGACGTGCAGGTGGTCGGGGTGCCGACCGTGCGTGAGGCCGACGGGCTGGCGATGTCGTCGCGCAACCGCTACCTGGAACCTGCCCAGCGGGAAGCGGCTGTGGCGTTGTCGGCGGCGCTGACGGCCGGGGCACATGCGGCTGCATCGTCCGGCGCCGGTGCCCGTGCCGCGGTGGACGCGGCTCGCGCGGTGCTCGACGCCACGCCTGGGATCGCGGTCGACTATGTGGAGTTGCGTGACACCGGGCTCGGCCCGGCGCCCGTCAGCGGATCAGCCCGGCTGCTGGTCGCGGCGCGCGTCGGCGCCACCAGGCTGCTGGACAACGTGGAAATCCAGATCCGAAATTTCGCCGGCACCCTCGGGCCGGACGAGTCGCGGGCTGACTATGCCCAATCACCTTGGAGGAATTGA
- a CDS encoding PE family protein: protein MPFVVAAPEMLAVAATDLAGIGSALSAANAAVVASTTGVVAAGADEVSAAVASLFSEHGQAYQVLCARAAVFHEQFVQVLTGAGGAYAGAEGANASPLQTLGQDVLGAVNAPSQALLGRPLIGDGANGTAGNPNGAPGGLLFGNGGNGFSATAAGVAGGAGGAAGLIGNGGAGGAGGAGAAGGAGGHGGWLFGAGGAGGHGGNGIAGGMSPNGGNGGSGGAGGAAGWWGSGGAGGDGGSGGPAGGGNGGNGGDGGAGGVGGLLYGDGGAGGAGGAAVAASGNGGLGGAGGNAGLWGNGGGGGAGGSGALGAAGVNPATLPAQAGANGADNASGVGGTGKAGHDGTEFGQTGGTGGGGGLGGVSGGAGGPGGTGGPGAPGSAGGAGGTGGAGGRGGLLVGDGGDGGTGGVGGGGGMGAIGGTGGTGGAGGDGLGRGANNGGNGGNGGAGGTGGTGGDGGNGGAGGTGGASGLLGHGGATGHGGDGGAGGQGGKGGTGGGGGDGGIATFGGHDGDPGHPGGPGQDGANGADGQPG, encoded by the coding sequence GTGCCGTTTGTGGTGGCGGCCCCAGAGATGTTGGCGGTGGCGGCGACCGATTTGGCGGGTATCGGCTCGGCGTTGAGCGCTGCGAATGCGGCGGTGGTGGCTTCGACGACGGGGGTGGTGGCCGCGGGTGCCGATGAGGTGTCGGCGGCTGTGGCGTCGTTGTTTTCTGAGCATGGGCAGGCTTATCAGGTGCTTTGTGCTCGTGCGGCGGTGTTTCATGAGCAGTTTGTGCAGGTGTTGACCGGTGCCGGGGGCGCGTATGCCGGGGCTGAGGGGGCTAATGCCTCGCCGTTGCAGACGTTGGGACAAGACGTGTTGGGGGCGGTTAATGCGCCCAGTCAGGCGTTGTTGGGGCGTCCGCTGATTGGCGACGGCGCTAACGGGACGGCGGGGAATCCGAACGGCGCGCCCGGCGGGTTGTTGTTCGGGAACGGCGGCAACGGTTTTTCGGCGACGGCTGCCGGGGTGGCCGGTGGTGCCGGTGGCGCTGCGGGGTTGATCGGTAATGGCGGGGCTGGTGGGGCCGGTGGGGCCGGTGCGGCCGGCGGTGCCGGCGGTCACGGTGGATGGTTGTTCGGCGCCGGTGGGGCCGGCGGTCACGGTGGAAACGGCATCGCGGGCGGTATGAGTCCCAATGGGGGTAATGGAGGGTCCGGGGGTGCGGGCGGTGCTGCGGGGTGGTGGGGCAGCGGTGGGGCCGGTGGGGACGGTGGGTCCGGCGGGCCAGCCGGCGGCGGCAACGGCGGCAACGGCGGCGACGGGGGTGCCGGAGGAGTGGGCGGGCTGTTGTATGGCGACGGTGGTGCCGGTGGGGCCGGTGGCGCTGCGGTGGCCGCCAGTGGTAACGGCGGCCTCGGGGGTGCCGGCGGCAACGCCGGGTTGTGGGGTAACGGTGGTGGCGGCGGGGCCGGCGGGAGCGGCGCGCTCGGCGCGGCCGGTGTCAACCCCGCGACTCTTCCGGCGCAGGCCGGAGCCAACGGCGCCGACAATGCTTCTGGCGTCGGCGGCACCGGTAAGGCCGGCCACGACGGCACCGAGTTCGGGCAGACCGGCGGCACCGGCGGTGGCGGCGGCCTCGGCGGCGTCAGTGGCGGCGCTGGTGGCCCGGGCGGCACCGGTGGTCCGGGGGCGCCCGGCAGTGCGGGCGGCGCCGGCGGTACCGGGGGTGCGGGCGGTCGTGGCGGGCTGCTGGTCGGTGACGGTGGTGACGGCGGGACCGGCGGCGTCGGCGGTGGCGGCGGCATGGGCGCCATCGGCGGCACCGGAGGCACCGGCGGGGCCGGCGGCGATGGGCTCGGCAGGGGCGCCAACAACGGCGGCAATGGCGGCAATGGGGGAGCCGGTGGGACCGGCGGCACCGGCGGCGACGGCGGAAACGGCGGCGCGGGCGGCACGGGCGGCGCGAGCGGACTGCTGGGCCACGGAGGTGCGACCGGGCATGGTGGCGACGGCGGGGCCGGGGGGCAGGGCGGTAAGGGCGGCACCGGCGGTGGAGGTGGCGACGGCGGAATCGCCACCTTCGGCGGTCACGATGGCGATCCGGGCCATCCGGGCGGCCCCGGACAAGACGGTGCCAACGGTGCGGACGGCCAACCCGGCTGA
- a CDS encoding Rossmann-like and DUF2520 domain-containing protein, producing MVQFDGLRPARLKVGIISAGRVGTALGVALERADHVVVACSAVSHASLQRAGRRLPDTPVLPPPDVAAAAELLLLTVPDSELAGLVSGLAATSAIRPGTLVAHTSGANGVGILAPLTRQGCIPLAIHPAMTFTGSDEDISRLPDTCFGITAADGVGYAIAQSLVLEMGGEPFSVREDARILYHAALAHASNHIVTVLADALEALRAGLRGDELLGQQCVDDQPGGIAERIVGPLARAALENTLQRGQAALTGPIARGDAAAVAGHLAALTGVDPQLAHAYRVNALRTAQRAHAPEDVVEVLAR from the coding sequence ATGGTGCAGTTCGACGGATTGCGCCCGGCCAGGCTCAAAGTGGGGATCATCTCCGCCGGCCGGGTAGGCACCGCGTTAGGAGTGGCGCTGGAGCGCGCCGACCACGTCGTGGTGGCATGCAGCGCCGTCTCCCATGCGTCGCTGCAACGGGCCGGGCGCCGGCTGCCCGATACGCCGGTATTGCCACCGCCGGACGTCGCTGCCGCGGCCGAGCTGCTGCTGTTGACGGTGCCCGACAGCGAGCTGGCGGGTTTGGTGTCCGGCTTGGCGGCCACCTCGGCGATCCGGCCCGGGACACTTGTGGCGCACACCTCCGGCGCCAACGGGGTCGGGATCCTGGCACCGCTGACCCGGCAGGGCTGCATACCGCTGGCCATTCACCCGGCGATGACGTTCACCGGGTCCGACGAGGACATCAGCCGGCTGCCGGATACCTGCTTCGGGATCACTGCGGCCGACGGCGTCGGCTATGCGATTGCCCAATCGCTGGTGCTGGAAATGGGCGGGGAGCCGTTCAGTGTCCGCGAGGACGCCCGCATCCTCTACCATGCGGCGCTGGCCCACGCGAGCAACCACATCGTGACGGTCCTTGCCGACGCTCTCGAGGCGTTGCGTGCCGGGCTGCGCGGCGACGAACTGCTGGGCCAGCAGTGCGTCGACGACCAGCCCGGGGGAATCGCCGAACGCATCGTCGGACCGCTGGCCCGCGCGGCGCTGGAGAACACGCTGCAGCGTGGGCAGGCCGCGCTGACCGGGCCGATCGCGCGTGGTGATGCGGCCGCGGTCGCCGGGCATCTGGCAGCGCTGACCGGCGTCGACCCACAACTGGCCCACGCCTATCGGGTGAACGCGTTGCGGACCGCGCAGCGGGCGCATGCTCCCGAGGACGTCGTCGAGGTGTTGGCGCGATGA